A window from Micromonospora profundi encodes these proteins:
- a CDS encoding extracellular solute-binding protein, producing the protein MTLTWWHNASQDGPGKTYWEKVAKDFSALHPTVKIEIEAIETNQLQRTRLPAALLSSDPPDIFQAWGGGEMVEQVEADYLKDITDQVKTEVGNIGSAAEIWQVKGKQYGLPFRMGIEGVWYNKDMFAQAGIAAPPTTFAELNEAVTKLKAINVVPIAVGAGDKWPAAHWWYNMALRACSVDTLKKASTDKVFDDPCFVKAGQDLKAFIDTKPFQPNFIATPGQNDPTSANGMLANGKAAMELMGDWNRGTLDTVATDKAKLASFLGWFPVPAIEGSPGDPKAALGGGDGFSCAKNAPAECVEFLKYIVSPEVQKGYAETGTGLPVVKGAADGVTDPALKSILEATANASYVQLWLDTAYGSTVGTAMNDAVVAIFAGNGTPEKVVSAMKAAASK; encoded by the coding sequence GTGACCCTGACCTGGTGGCACAACGCCTCACAGGACGGGCCCGGCAAGACCTACTGGGAGAAGGTCGCCAAGGACTTCTCCGCGCTCCACCCGACCGTCAAGATCGAGATCGAGGCGATCGAGACGAACCAACTCCAGCGCACCCGGCTCCCCGCCGCGCTGCTGAGCAGCGACCCGCCGGACATCTTCCAGGCCTGGGGTGGCGGCGAGATGGTCGAGCAGGTGGAGGCCGACTACCTCAAGGACATCACCGACCAGGTCAAGACCGAGGTGGGCAACATCGGTAGCGCCGCCGAGATCTGGCAGGTCAAGGGCAAGCAGTACGGCCTGCCGTTCCGGATGGGCATCGAAGGCGTCTGGTACAACAAGGACATGTTCGCTCAGGCGGGCATCGCGGCGCCGCCGACCACCTTCGCAGAGCTCAACGAGGCGGTCACCAAGCTCAAGGCGATCAACGTCGTCCCGATCGCGGTGGGCGCCGGTGACAAGTGGCCGGCCGCGCACTGGTGGTACAACATGGCGCTGCGTGCCTGCTCGGTCGACACGCTCAAGAAGGCGTCCACCGACAAGGTCTTCGACGACCCGTGCTTCGTCAAGGCCGGCCAGGACCTGAAGGCGTTCATCGACACCAAGCCGTTCCAGCCCAACTTCATCGCCACGCCGGGCCAGAACGACCCGACCAGCGCCAACGGCATGCTCGCCAACGGCAAGGCCGCGATGGAGCTCATGGGTGACTGGAACCGCGGCACGCTCGACACCGTCGCCACGGACAAGGCGAAGCTCGCCTCGTTCCTCGGCTGGTTCCCGGTGCCGGCGATCGAAGGTTCCCCGGGTGACCCGAAGGCGGCCCTCGGTGGTGGCGACGGCTTCTCCTGCGCCAAGAACGCCCCCGCCGAGTGCGTCGAGTTCCTCAAGTACATCGTGAGCCCCGAGGTGCAGAAGGGCTACGCCGAGACCGGCACCGGCCTGCCTGTGGTCAAGGGCGCGGCCGACGGTGTGACGGACCCCGCGCTCAAGTCCATCCTGGAGGCCACGGCCAACGCGAGCTACGTCCAGCTCTGGCTGGACACGGCCTACGGCAGCACCGTCGGCACCGCGATGAACGACGCGGTCGTCGCCATCTTCGCGGGTAACGGGACTCCTGAGAAGGTCGTCTCGGCGATGAAGGCGGCCGCAAGCAAGTGA
- a CDS encoding LacI family DNA-binding transcriptional regulator, producing the protein MSDVARTAGVSVATVSKVVNGRYGVAQATVERVQQVIHELGYEASLGAQSLRSHRTNVLGILVAEFEPFSTELLKGASQEVAGSGYQLLAYSSGDGEGAAVGWERRSLARLSGTLIDGAVIVTPTVVETKHSFHVVAVDPHTGPSDLPTVDSDNFAGAVLATNYLLSLGHRRIGHISGRADLKSAQLREAGFRSAMADAGVPVDERLVRVGGFRIESAAGTAAELLALTDRPSAIFAGNDLSAISTMDVARDMGLSVPDDLSVIGFDNVPESALVNPPLTTIMQPLQRMGAEALRLLIDLIAGVERDTHIRLPTELVIRSSCRPRH; encoded by the coding sequence ATGTCAGATGTCGCACGCACTGCCGGCGTCTCGGTTGCCACCGTATCGAAGGTTGTCAATGGACGATACGGCGTGGCCCAGGCAACCGTGGAGCGCGTCCAGCAGGTCATCCACGAGCTTGGCTACGAGGCGAGCCTGGGGGCGCAGAGCCTGCGCAGCCACCGCACAAACGTGCTCGGCATCCTGGTCGCCGAGTTCGAGCCGTTCTCGACCGAGCTGCTCAAGGGGGCGTCCCAGGAGGTCGCGGGCAGCGGATACCAGCTGCTGGCCTACTCCAGCGGCGACGGCGAGGGCGCCGCCGTGGGGTGGGAGCGGCGCTCGCTCGCCCGCCTCTCGGGCACTCTCATCGACGGGGCCGTGATCGTCACGCCGACCGTTGTCGAGACCAAACACAGCTTCCACGTCGTAGCCGTCGACCCGCACACCGGGCCGTCCGACCTGCCCACCGTCGATTCGGACAACTTCGCCGGCGCGGTGCTGGCCACCAACTACCTGCTGTCCCTCGGGCACCGGCGGATCGGGCACATCAGTGGACGAGCCGACCTGAAGTCGGCGCAGCTGCGCGAGGCAGGCTTCCGCAGTGCGATGGCCGACGCCGGCGTGCCGGTGGACGAGCGGCTCGTCCGCGTCGGCGGGTTCCGGATCGAGAGCGCCGCCGGCACGGCCGCGGAGCTTCTCGCCCTCACCGACCGGCCGAGCGCGATCTTCGCGGGTAACGACCTCTCCGCGATATCCACGATGGACGTAGCCCGCGACATGGGCCTCTCGGTGCCCGACGACCTGTCGGTGATCGGCTTCGACAACGTACCGGAGTCGGCGCTGGTCAACCCGCCGCTGACGACCATCATGCAACCGCTGCAGCGGATGGGCGCCGAGGCGTTGCGCCTGCTCATCGACCTGATCGCCGGCGTCGAACGCGACACCCACATCAGGCTCCCCACCGAGCTGGTCATCCGTTCGTCCTGCCGCCCGCGCCACTGA
- a CDS encoding MaoC family dehydratase: MRVFTSLDDLTAAVGESIGPGPWRQVEQSRVDLFAEATDDHQWIHVDPVRAASGPFGGTVAHGYLTLSLLPALAGQLYRVEGIAMGVNYGLNRVRFPAPLRVGTAVRATATIAEVSQVSGGVQLVMAVAVEAEGGAKPVCVAETISRLYPRTDR; encoded by the coding sequence ATGCGAGTCTTCACCTCCCTCGACGACCTGACCGCCGCGGTCGGCGAGAGCATCGGCCCCGGGCCCTGGCGGCAGGTCGAGCAGAGCCGGGTGGACCTCTTCGCCGAGGCCACCGACGATCACCAGTGGATCCACGTCGACCCGGTACGGGCGGCGTCGGGGCCGTTCGGGGGCACCGTCGCGCACGGCTATCTGACCCTGTCGCTGCTGCCGGCGCTGGCCGGGCAGCTCTACCGGGTCGAGGGGATCGCGATGGGTGTCAACTACGGGCTGAACCGGGTGCGCTTCCCTGCGCCGCTGCGCGTCGGTACGGCCGTGCGGGCCACCGCCACCATCGCCGAGGTGTCCCAGGTGAGTGGCGGTGTGCAACTGGTGATGGCGGTCGCCGTGGAGGCCGAGGGGGGCGCCAAGCCGGTCTGCGTCGCCGAGACGATCAGCCGCCTCTACCCCCGTACGGATCGCTGA